The following DNA comes from Nocardioides panzhihuensis.
GGCGGCTGGCTCCCGACGGGTTCCTGGTCGCGATCATCGACGACCCCGGTGCCGCCGACCTGCGCCACGTCGCCCACTCGCTCGGCCGCCGCTTCGTCGGCGTCGGTGAGTCGGAGCTGGCCGACGTACGCGCCGTCGACATCGTCCTGGAGGGCACCACCTCCTCGTTCACCGTCGTCGACGGGCTCGACGAGCTCGGCCGGATCACGCTGCAGATCCCCGGGCGCCACTACGTCGCCGACGCGCTGGCAGCCCTCACCGTGGGCCTGCGCCTGGGTCACTCCTTCGACCTGCTCAAGGCGGGGCTGGAGTCCTTCACCGGCACCCGGCGCCGGATGGAGCGCAAGGGAGAGGCCGCAGGCGTACGCGTCTACGACTCCTACGCCCACCACCCCTCCGAGATCGCCGGCGACCTCGTCTCCGGCCGGTCCGTGGCAGGGGAGGGGCGGCTTGTCGTCGCCTTCCAGCCGCACATGGTCTCCCGCACCCGGATCTTCGGCGAGGAGATGGGCCGCGTGCTCGGCGCCGCCGACGAGGTCGTCGTCCTCGACGTCTACCTGGCCCGCGAGGACTACGACCCCGAGGTCACCGGCAAGCTCGTCGCCGACGCGGTGCCGCTGCCGCCCGACCGGGTCGCGAGCGTCGCCGGGCTCGAGGAGGCCGCTGCCGAGCTGGCCCGCCGCGCGCGTCCGGGTGACCTGGTTCTGACGCTCGGGGCAGGTACCGTGACCGAGGTGGGCCCGATGGTGCTCGACACGCTACGTAAGGCCGAGCAGTAACGCTGGGGGAGGCGAGCATGGGGGAGAAGGGGTCGGGCGTCGAGACGAGCGAGGCAGCGGCCACGCAAAGCACGGACGCCGAGATCGCCGAGGCCCTGGAGATCGCCCAGTCGGCTTCCGGGGAGCGCGAGATCGACCTCGAGACGACCGGAGTGACCGCGCGAAGCGCGGACTCGGATGAGGCGAAGTCCGGCTCCGAGCCGCGCAACGAGTCGACCCCGGAGCCGGACGGGCCGGTGGTCGACGCGGCGACCCTCAAGAGCCGCAAGGCGTTCGCCCGCCGCCAGTGGAGGCGGCGCTGGCTGGCGTGGCGCTATCTCATCGTCGGCACCTTGGTCATCGCCCTCCTGCTCGGCGGGATCTGGGCGGTCTACTTCTCCACCTGGCTGCAGGTCAAAGGCACCTCGGCGCACGGCACGATGAAGATGACCAACGCCAAGGAGGTCGTCGAGTTCGCCGCGGCCCCGATCGGGGAGCCGCTGGCCACCGCCGACCTGGAGGCCGTGCAGGTGCGGGTGCTCAACGGACTGCCGATGGTGCGCTCGGTCAACGTCTCGCGGGAGTGGCCCGACAGGATCCGGGTCGACGTCACCGAACGTACGCCGGTGGCGGTCGTCTCCATCGGCGGGCGGCTGCGCGCGCTCGACGAGACCGGCACCGTCTTCTGGAGCTACAAGAAGGCGCCGGCCGGCCTGCCGATGGTGAACACCGTGACCGGCACCAACTCCGACGCGCTCCGCGAGGCGGCCGCCGTGGCCTCGGCC
Coding sequences within:
- the murC gene encoding UDP-N-acetylmuramate--L-alanine ligase, with protein sequence MRVPVPEHILPAEQLGRVHFIGIGGAGLSAIARVMLARGIEVSGSDGADSSMVAALREEGATVFVGHDASQVEGVDTLIVSTAIREDNPEYVAARDKGLRIYPRSAGLASVMEGRRVLAVAGTHGKTTTTSLLTVALQAAGAAPTYTVGGELAASGTNAAEGSSDLFVAEADESDGAFLVYKPYAAVVTNVEADHLDQWGTEEAYRDGFAQFVGRLAPDGFLVAIIDDPGAADLRHVAHSLGRRFVGVGESELADVRAVDIVLEGTTSSFTVVDGLDELGRITLQIPGRHYVADALAALTVGLRLGHSFDLLKAGLESFTGTRRRMERKGEAAGVRVYDSYAHHPSEIAGDLVSGRSVAGEGRLVVAFQPHMVSRTRIFGEEMGRVLGAADEVVVLDVYLAREDYDPEVTGKLVADAVPLPPDRVASVAGLEEAAAELARRARPGDLVLTLGAGTVTEVGPMVLDTLRKAEQ
- a CDS encoding cell division protein FtsQ/DivIB; this encodes MGEKGSGVETSEAAATQSTDAEIAEALEIAQSASGEREIDLETTGVTARSADSDEAKSGSEPRNESTPEPDGPVVDAATLKSRKAFARRQWRRRWLAWRYLIVGTLVIALLLGGIWAVYFSTWLQVKGTSAHGTMKMTNAKEVVEFAAAPIGEPLATADLEAVQVRVLNGLPMVRSVNVSREWPDRIRVDVTERTPVAVVSIGGRLRALDETGTVFWSYKKAPAGLPMVNTVTGTNSDALREAAAVASALPADLAKKVDHVEVTTVDSISLELRNDKRVVWGSSAQSDTKADVLVALMKAEPDVARYDVTVPGQPVTSKSVG